The segment TTATCTTGTAATACATTCTTCTACAGAGTGTTTATGGCAGTTTAGCAACACAGTGAACAGTATAAACCGATCGCAATTACTTGTTTAGTAGTTGTTTTGATATACCATCATCGATTGTGATGGGAAAGTTAATGGAACAGAAATGTACACGcagcattattttatataattccttttatttgtttattcgtCACCACGTATTGCTCTGTACTTCGCCAATTCGTGTGGAAATACTCTGGTCAATTCTACTAACATGTTTGCCTTGAATTTCCTATAAGCatcaatttttccttttacTTGTTCATTTTTAGTTAATGCTTTTTCTATGCAATCTTTCGTGTATAGTTGTGGGTTTCGCCCCTGATCTATGTAACTGAAATGGAATACACATAATTAGATTTTGAATCTTCATACTTGCTGATGTACAATTTCTAATTGAATTGATCCAATTGTATATACTTACTCGAAAACTTCCAGTGGGACATGGACATCTTGAACTTGAGATTTAAGCTTGTCTATTTCTTGTAAACCGTTTACTAAAAGTTGACtagaaaaagaaaatgatatattatttctattgaaatatataatatagttTGTTTAATCTATGTACAGTCAATAAAGTGAAAAAAATGACATGTTATGAATTCCTTCCACTGTCTCGTATTACGATACACATTTctagaaaattttaaattatctagaaatttaaattatctagaatatttaaattttaaattaagaaaaatatttttttcttaaatgtAACTGGATAAATAGATGGTTGTGCTTATGATGGTCAGTTTACACAGACACTGTGAGACTTCGAGACACTAATACAAAGTAGATACGGTAAATAGAACACCAAAAATTATTGCTCCACACAATAAAAGCACCGAAACGAATTTCAGTTAATTAATCGTTATTAGCAAAATAGTATTCTACAATTCTTATTACGGAAACAATTCAGAACAAAACTAAGCCTGCATAACACGATACAAGAAACCACTGTTATATTTAACGTTTAATTTTAACTATGTTATTGAAATGCAGTAAACAAGCTCTTAATGCAACatacgattcttcgtatcattcagaaataatttaaaattagtgTCATATATTTCGAATGAAGTTAATTAAAAGACACGCGAAGAAGGTTATGTATACCGTGATttggtataaaaataaaaattaaatgcaTAACGTAATATGGGACAACGgaaatatttatattcaaattgcATACACGATAAATGTCATTCCGAAAAGGACAGTTGACGCTGTATCAGCAATGTCTTTCACATGCACAGatgtaataattaaaagtattcaataatatattatacgTACATTTTCTGATTTAATACATTTTGTCCTTGAGGTTGAAAATCGCTCACTATAATACGTATCTGCCTTACATTTTCGATAAATAACTCCAATTGTGTTTCTAAATTTTCTAGTGCAGACGCCATGTTTTATCATTCATGATGCGCAACGCTACAGCACTGTACTTCCTCCCAGTTCCTCCTTGTATTCGTGTACGCGCATACGCGCATACAGTCATCTACACCACTATATGAGTGATCTACACACTACACAGTTGCACACTCAGCTCAGGAAGAGTCGTCAGATGAGGGAAGGGAGTGCGAATGGaggggggaaaaagttaccttcTCTCTGTCAGTACCGGACACGTGCACGACAGAGACAGTGCAGAGATAGGCCAATCAGTGTTCCGATTTCCGATatggtgcatcttttctcgcgcatgcgcggccaaaacagtaacgtgtctatattaggatgatgaggtagcagtggccctgaggcagttatattggcagaAATGTACTGAAATAATCTGCTCCGGACAAAAAGTCTCCAGGGCGTgtactacgagttacaaaatatacacaaatacacttgttatacattcattttccagaatcaaatcatataaattttttaaaattctgcggggtgcacaaggtaccccatttcatcgagaatcTTATTATGTATACTGCATGTATACTGAGGCtgatcgccgcgcatgcgcttgaaatgttgcgcatttctggcatcactgaggCCAATAtgtctcgcgcatgcgcgtccaaaatagtaacgtatctaccgggtgagtctcgtaacgtgacgatctaaAATATCTCGTAAGCACTCGTAAGctatttgttgtacaaaaataatgtttaaagtttaaacaaattttgcatggTTCCTACGGGGACATAGGATGCTGCaatctgatttttgttacttcgattttttatcaagatatgaAGGTCATCTTCAGTTTTTTAGATAGAATTCCCAATATCCTTGCTCGaactcggatgaagcacaaagttctgcgtaaaaaagtatAGACTTTCTTATATCATAATAGTTGacgaaatattatcgaaataattttccatatatatatatagctacgctatatatacaataaagagCATAACTGTTTCCACAAatcatcagaataacttttctatgaatggaccaaacaacttcaatttctctgtaaggctagaagaattagtgtaGTAAATGAGGTCTAattgtctaataaataagttgaaaaaaaatgcatttggtcggaattgtgataaacaatggtaaaaattgatttttacaacttttttcattttaaattgtaaTACAACACACGCATGTTATACAGTCGTATTTCAAAATCAAATCATAACTAATTTTGCGAAATTAGCGGGTACCCCATTTTAGCCCAACTTTGTGCTTTACTGGCGctaaaatcgtcgcgcatgcgcgaaaaaagagCACATTATCTTATCAGTGGTGGgagatagcgtcgtagaaggagaAGGTACACACCTGTGCATTGTGCACACCTATGTTACCGGAAGGGTAGGGGTAATGCATACATGTGCACTCTTGCGCGATTGCAATTTGCAATAAACATGGGAATGAAATTCCAAGCAGTGTCATCAAGTGTCATACTGCCAGTATGTTGTCAGATACCGATGATAAAAGTTTCTTGCACCTCATATTAACGAATGGACTTGAATAATAATCTTTAGGGCTATACAGCatcctaattttattaatactatGGCTCTGAAACACGTAGTTGTAGGCAAGTTTGTTTTCACGTTGTAAATCTTATCAATTGTTAGGTTATGAGACAGATACAATATGATTATATAATTGCCTTACATAGGTGGTGGTACAGGTTTCGTTGGAACTCATATAATAAAGTCACTATCTCGTAAAGGCGTTAAATGTACACCTATCTCTCGAATGCCTGGTCCTAATCGAATGTCATGGGTAAGGCAACATGTGCGACGCAATTGTACATTGAACGATTAATAGTACATACCAAtacatgatatatatatatacaaaatcCATAGCATGACGTAGAATCTCATGGTTTACCTGAAGACACGTCAGCTGTAATCAATGTTGCTGGTCAAAATGTACTTGATCCTATGCAACGATGGTCAGAAGGGTTTAAGCAAAACGTTATACACAGCCGGGTACAGACAACAAAATCTTTGGCCAACGCAACATTAAATACTAAAGCAAATGTGTTCGTAAGCATTTCTGGAGTAGCTTACTACAAACCTGATGACAATATTGAATATACAGAAGAAAGCAAATGTGAAAAGTATGACTTCCTATCGGGTAAATTTTGTACATTAAGTCTAATGCATGTAAAAGATTCTATTGATTTTATTAGCTTCACATAGTCATCTTGTGTGTTAGGCCTTTGTCATAAATGGGAAGCAGCCGCACAATTTCCAGCAGATAGTAGCGTTAGACAAGTTACAATTAGATCTGGCGTTGTATTAGGAAGAGATGGTGGTATGATTAAACAGATCTATCTACCATTTTGTCTTGGTTTGGGTGGTACAATCGGTGATGGAACTCAATGTATGCCTTGGATACATGTAACAGATTTAGTTAATATGTTCATTCTTTCACTCGAGAATGAGAATGTATGTGGTATACTGAATGGAGTTGCTCCACAGGTGATTAACTTAAACCTAAGTGAAAGCAAACTAATGCAAATCAGCTTACTTTATAAACATTGTTGACAGATTGTGACAAACAAAGAATTCACAAAGGTATTTGCATCAACAATGTGGAGACCTGCAATTTTTCCCGTTCCAAGCATTGTTCTGAACGTCCTATTAAACAAAGAACGCGCAAAAGTTAGTAATAAGAGGACATatgatattattcgatgtagtTTCAGAAAATGATACCAGCTCCTTTTCAGATTATGCTCGAGGGACAAAAAGTTGTACCGAAACGTGTGAAAGAGTTAGGATTTCAATATCAGTATCCAGATATAAAATCTGCGTGTGCAGAAATACTTggtaaaaataaataacttcTTTCGAAGTAAATATGTAGATTGTTATGTTAGTTTACCACAATGGAGATTGAAtagttgtatatatatatatatatatatatatatttataaaatataattacataCTTCCAAATGTGTTCACACATACAAGCAGCATATGAacattttaaatgattaaaaaaatacTTGGATATAATCCTAAATTGTGTATGAAAATATGTATCGAGAAGAACTCTACCTTTCTCTGCATTCAGCTTATGTTACATTACTCTAACAGCATTTTATAATTTCTTATATATCCCGACTCGCAGGGTTGTACAaaaagtaatttatttttcttcgaaGACTCTGAAGTTCTTTCCACGTGAAACCCTGCATGCTCAATGAAATTGTTTTCCCATTCTTGCAAAGTATAAAAAGACCCATTTCAATGGAAATTCCAACATATTGGACATCGCTAAGTTTCATTGCAATGCACAAGCTTCGTCCTGTATTCAAACATAATTTGTCTATCCAAGTGTACTTTTTAATAACAGCGTTATTCTTATCCTTATCTAGTAACAAATCTTGACATTCTCCAAATACATCCAAACAGAACATTATCTGTCCCAAAAATAAGATAATCCGATAAAACAAGTTTTTCGTTAGGGACAAACACATCTCAATAAAAATAACTGCTGACACTAAAAAGGAACAAACGATATTTTCAAAGCTCTATATGATATTTTACAAATGATAGAGTAGACTGGAAAAAATATTCAATCGAAATTTTCTTATGCTCGTGTATAATTATAACTTACGACTGAACAACGACAATACGATAAATCCTGGTTTGCGAGAGACATGAATTTTTCGCTCATCTAAACTTATAATTCGAGGTTTTGTAAATACAATCATGTTGGAACgttaaaattttttacattatttatatACTCGAGTTGTAATTAGAAAGCTACATGTCACaagaataaaatgaatttcGATGGTTTCGCGGCTAGAGAAACTTTGAAACTGTTTCTCAATTGTTACTCGCAGGATATCGTTATCTCGAAGTAAAAATAAACACGCGTGGTCATAGCATAGCTCTTTTCATAGAACACGATACGGAAAAGATTAAAAGTTCTACACGTGTTCACCTAGTCATCAGTAAAACGAACCCGGAAGAAgtaaaaacgagaaaaaataaTTCGTGTACGTGTATACGCACGTATTAAGATTTTCTGAACATCTAATTTGTATGTACACAAAACGGAAAATACTAAGAGTATAATAAACGCACATGCAACACATGCATATAAATACATCAACATCAACAAGGAATCGAACATACAGTTGCAACATGGCGCGTGCTATAAGAACAGCTGTTATTGTTTACAGACGAACATTTTCTATAGAGTATACAAGTTGAGACTGATGAAATATTTTTGCGCGACAAGCGTCTCGTGCGCGTAAATTTCTTCGCAAAGGGTTAGTATAAAGTGAAATGTGTTCTCGTGAGAAATAAGAAAGCAGAAATAAGCATTGCTACGATGACGAATGAGTTTGAACGGTAAAATAGCCTGTCTATAGAGTGGTGGCAGTGGCAGCGGCGTTGAAACAGTGGTGGAAATGATACTGTAGGTATTCGACGAAAAGATGGTCTAAAGAAATTCTTAATGGAAGAATTAATCAGATTCGTGGATACGCTACCGATGATAATCATCGGGCGACTACAAATTCATCATTTTCGGTGTATTTTCCACGGGAAGCGAGAAAATTAAGATACGCCTGTTATAGCGAGAGAAACTAACAGAGAAGTAAGTTGCCCTAAAAAATCTGAGCAACGCTTATTTCTCAAAGATTTAACGTTCCCTTAAATCGTCGTAAGTAAAAATGCGAATAAAGTGTTCGAAGAAGTGAGAAATCGTACTCATAAATGTTCATGTAATTTCGATATAAATGTATACATGTCGAATATTCTGCTTCCGAAGTTTTTAAAGAGTCTAAACAAGTTATACTTCTATGACGTTACTCATCGATCATTTAATTGTATTTTCGAAGTACTGGACTATTTTCTACAACTAAAAGATGACCAAATATCGTTCAGTATCGCAACGGGTCTCCAGTGATAATCATCGTATCTACTACTTTTACGAGGTTAGAATTGATCGACATAAttacatttttcttattttcatttctatcTGTTGCTTGCGATTCGTATGTTAAAGCAGTATTTAATTTTTCCTTATTATCGTACCAAATGATAGTGAATGCGATTCGAttattatatttactatattctATATCGCGATAAAAAATGCTATTACACGTTATACAAGCGATAATTTACGATAATTTTCACTTAGAAAATTAGTTTGTAACAAATCATATTCATATAAATTACTGGTTTATATGAATGCGAGAACCTTGAATGTTATTCATGACATATATTAGATTTCTTactttatttttgaaaaatttctaccAAAAATCCTCTCGCTGTCTCTCATTAATATCGTGTTTAAATCTTGTTCTATAGGAATCACCATGAATGCCAGAACTCAATTGTTTGAATTAAGCATGGAGGGCAGACAAGTGGACGAAGCAGTAGCAAGTATCTTTCACAGTGTTCTTTTTCATCGAAGTCTTGGGAAATTTAAGTACAAACAAGAAGGCAGCTATTCAGTTGGCACAGTAGGATACCAAGATGTCGACTGtgactttattgattttacttacGTTTGTTGTTCCTCGGTACATCTGGATCAAACTTTGAAACGTGAAATATCAGGGTTTTCAGAAGCTTTACGTTCCACCGATAGTCCAGGCTCTGGCCAAATATCCCTGGAATTCTTTCAAAAGAAGAAAAACCGTTGGCCATTCCAACCGGAATGCATACCGTGGGAAGTGTGGACTGTACGTTTGGAACTTATAAAATTAGCGACAGAGCACGAAAGGCAAATATGCAGGGAAAAAGTTGGTGATCTGTTAACTGACAAGATTCTTTACATAACAGAAGTAATGAACCGACACGACTATCTTCCTAAAATGCCGAATCAAGCTGAACTGGATCTGATATTCGATACATCGTATCCAGACATACAGCCTTATCTGTTTAAATTATCCTTCACAACGTCTAGTCCGTCGAGTACAACAATGGGTAATACAATGAAAAAACTGATCAAAGAGACATTATCTATTTAGTTGTAACAGTTTGCAAAGACTCATTTAGCGCAATGCGTCTACAACGCGAatcataatattttaaataaagaagattaacaGTCAGTGTTTAATTAACTGAAGAATATTACTTTCTTCTCGCCGGATCAAGTCGACTCGTTTTACGTTTTTCGCATAAAACCGACTCGTATTCGTTTCTCTAATTCTGCCACGATTATTAGCCGAAGATTGAAGATTAGACATTAGAGATTAGTAAATTAGAAGCACGGAGAATCGTGTAGTTCTCGTGCACGTTTTAAGTACGCCATTTCCGACGTATGTCCGTGTCAGTTCTATACTGGCAATACACGTCAAAAAGAGAACTACAGAATaatacttgaaataattacGATTGTTTGGATCTGAAAAGTTtgtaaaatttctataatagaaaaagaaagaattgtGCATTCGACAATTACGTCTTtctaaatattctttttattctgCGTAGGCGATTTGTTAAGTTAGCTTCTACTAATCGAttaaattgttaatgttcttctATTTCTTTGGGAATTCAAACTTTTTCGTATTTCGATTGATTCGTATTTCTACGTTATCGACATAACGTAATCTCAGATACGGTTGTCCTTCTTATTTCTTGAAAAGTTTTATTCCGATGATAGAAGAGTGTTATTTGTAAGTACATATAGCAATGTATGTATACTGTTCGaccgaaaaagaaaaatttgacgAGCAATCaacttattttgttgtacgaaattttatttgttatacTATATTATCTTCGAACGAATACTGCATTACGCCGGATATTGTTGGTCCTTGAAAATGAAACTAGAATCTGCGTATGCATATAAGAAGGGCATAGCGTTTTATCGGGATTGTGACATATCGgtgagaagaaaaagaaaatttaaacgAGAATGTTATCCACTGCGTAGATAGTCCAGTAATTAAATGGCTGTTGTAGATTACGAACAGTCGATAATTACAAATTTGGAACACGCGTATCATTTGCGATTAACAAATAGAAATAAAGCAAAGAGAAGAGTTCTCCATCGTTAAATCGTAATACATCGTTTCGTATTCaacttaattattaaatattacaatatttcgcGCGTTGAACAATGGAGTGAGCTGTCGAGTAACAATGGTAAACGGCAATGTATGGTTTTGGGGACAGTGTTGAGAGAGAAATTTGAAGTCGTGGCATTCAAAACATTACGAATTACTCGCACGAAGACATTCAAAGCAGTAGTGTGTATGGagttttcgaaagtttcatgCCTTCGtatcaaatttttacaatagagAAGACAACCGTTAGAACATAGTGATTAAACTGTAGAATAACTTGTATTGAGTGAAAGCGGCGATGCTGTTTGTTCATTAATTCGACGCATACCTTAGGGATTTTGCGAGCTACGTAGCGAATGAAAGTAAGAGTAAACggatcgagagagagaaaaaaaccgGAGACTCGAAGAGGAAAGATTTGTTTCCGCGGCAAAGAGTTTTTGAACAAGTTCGACACAAGTGTATGGAAGTGGTGTTGTAAATATAGAGGAACATTTGAACAAATTTCGATCATAACGAAAGAAATTTCTACTTCGAGACCTGCTTTTTCCTTTTCGTCGGACTAGAGTAATTGTCAAAATTAGAAACGAAACGTGCTTTCGTTTGTGTGTTTGCGTTCCCTATAACGTTTTTCTCAGCAATCTGTCTAATTGTTCGTTCGTACGCCTCTAAATTCGTCGTAACGTTCGTTTCGCGTCGCATCGAATCGAACCCGCGGATGATTGTAGACGTGTAAGCTCTCAAGGCGAAGCGATTCGCGCCGATCAATTGGTCCCGGACCTGCACGCAATAGTATACCCTACGTTGAAAATACGTGGTCGTGCGTTACTGCGAAATTCACACGAGAAAAGCACAATTCTGTAGGCGGCGAGAACGTGCCGAGCATTACCGTCGTTATAATGGGGGTGCAACGGCGACGTTGATCGTGTATCGGATGCACGCGTGCATCCGGGCGTGGGATAACGATGGAACGCGAGATGCTGATCGAATTCAAAGAAAACAGACGCGTCTTTCTGCACGAGTTTGATATTTTTATACGGGCATCGATTTTTCGAATGTTACTGTGCGTAGCGATATACCCATGCGCGTCGAGCGTCGCCTCGATTGTGTTCGAATATTTTCGGCGTATCGTTGCGTGTGTACTGTATACTGTGCCGGCGTGTGTACCATTGAAATTCTGCGAACGCTCCGATTAATTGGCGAGATCCGGAAGTAACGAGACGCTTCCGTTGACGCGCGTTTCCCGAATTTGTTAAACAGCCTCTCCGGTACTCGTGCACGCGTCCCACGAGATATATCGGGAATGTACGCGCGTAAATATTTATTCGTCCAAGTTGGCGCGAGATGCTACAAGTGCATAGAATGGAATTGGAACTATAGAATAAGAGAAGCAATGTGCGTGCTCGAGAGGGAAAGTGTGCGGTGTGATAAATGGGAAATTGGGGGGCGggacgagggggaggggcgTGCGAAAGAGAACGTGAATGACTGGACGTACACAGGTGCAATGAACAATATTTACGAAACCGATTGTAGGATAAATGAATTACGATACACGGgcgcatggaaaaggaggagatgTATGTAATTTAAGTCTCGATTCACAACTAAACTGTACATATGTTCAAAATACGCATACATAAAGGCAGGTACACgagtaagaaaaataaaaacaaaaatagtcGGTAACGGACACGCGTAGGTGACAAGGTATTATGTATACATCTAGATAGAGTAGCGACGAAAGTGTTGCTTAGCTGTACCATAAGGTAATGGAAATGCTTTACACTCGATGATTTATCATGAGAACCAGAAAGATAAACGATTTAATAAATTACTGTATTTTACAAGTCTGATTTCTTTCTGAACAGAGCCGCCGACGATAagcacgtcgcacagtggggtatttggcctgaaaaagtggaaaaaactatttta is part of the Lasioglossum baleicum chromosome 6, iyLasBale1, whole genome shotgun sequence genome and harbors:
- the Med10 gene encoding mediator complex subunit 10 is translated as MASALENLETQLELFIENVRQIRIIVSDFQPQGQNVLNQKIQLLVNGLQEIDKLKSQVQDVHVPLEVFDYIDQGRNPQLYTKDCIEKALTKNEQVKGKIDAYRKFKANMLVELTRVFPHELAKYRAIRGDE
- the Atg101 gene encoding autophagy-related protein 101 encodes the protein MNARTQLFELSMEGRQVDEAVASIFHSVLFHRSLGKFKYKQEGSYSVGTVGYQDVDCDFIDFTYVCCSSVHLDQTLKREISGFSEALRSTDSPGSGQISLEFFQKKKNRWPFQPECIPWEVWTVRLELIKLATEHERQICREKVGDLLTDKILYITEVMNRHDYLPKMPNQAELDLIFDTSYPDIQPYLFKLSFTTSSPSSTTMGNTMKKLIKETLSI
- the LOC143209318 gene encoding epimerase family protein SDR39U1, whose protein sequence is MALKHVVVGGGTGFVGTHIIKSLSRKGVKCTPISRMPGPNRMSWHDVESHGLPEDTSAVINVAGQNVLDPMQRWSEGFKQNVIHSRVQTTKSLANATLNTKANVFVSISGVAYYKPDDNIEYTEESKCEKYDFLSGLCHKWEAAAQFPADSSVRQVTIRSGVVLGRDGGMIKQIYLPFCLGLGGTIGDGTQCMPWIHVTDLVNMFILSLENENVCGILNGVAPQIVTNKEFTKVFASTMWRPAIFPVPSIVLNVLLNKERAKIMLEGQKVVPKRVKELGFQYQYPDIKSACAEILGKNK
- the LOC143209329 gene encoding uncharacterized protein LOC143209329, which codes for MIVFTKPRIISLDERKIHVSRKPGFIVLSLFSLSAVIFIEMCLSLTKNLFYRIILFLGQIMFCLDVFGECQDLLLDKDKNNAVIKKYTWIDKLCLNTGRSLCIAMKLSDVQYVGISIEMGLFILCKNGKTISLSMQGFTWKELQSLRRKINYFLYNPASRDI